The Megalops cyprinoides isolate fMegCyp1 chromosome 12, fMegCyp1.pri, whole genome shotgun sequence genome contains a region encoding:
- the ism2a gene encoding isthmin-2 isoform X2, translating into MRSNHWKHKAKRAKAQTASRDGHQGLGVLQQQNQVKSVPSSPRRHKRRWSQQRYEGVLPKPEPEEETKPFVLDLKNFPDLANADLNSQNPNIQVTIEVVDDPQMEIEMDLAKEGRNDWSLSSVDWMGNKKLFWPLFWEYPDSSEDGTGRVSLEDSGEDYTLEYDSEESVLSGVGGDWDSRWNKGWDSKDNYEYEEEEEWSAWSPCSVTCGHGNQKRIRSCGYACTATESRTCDLERCPDDLNAVTDLMPYEMENGTEPFDADVDSCEKWLNCKNDFLQKYLHQVLTELPSCPCSYPSEVVYSAVNIFDEKLKKTYRWRDASGPKERLDIYKPTAKFCVRSMLSFDSTTLAAQHCCYNEHMKLITRGKGAGAPNLISTEFSPELHYKVDVLPWILCKGDWSRFHAVRPPNNGLQCAENPQEDVYMSELEEAREY; encoded by the exons atgagatCAAATCATTGGAAGCACAAAGCAAAG AGGGCTAAAGCTCAAACAGCCTCCAGAGATGGCCATCAAGGGCTGGGGGTTCTTCAGCAGCAGAACCAGGTGAAGAGTGTCCCGTCTTCTCCGCGGCGGCACAAGAGGCGCTGGTCCCAGCAACGCTACGAGGGGGTCCTGCCAAAACCCGAACCGGAGGAAGAGACCAAGCCCTTTGTCCTGGACCTGAAGAACTTCCCCGACCTCGCGAATGCGGACCTCAACTCCCAGAATCCGAACATTCAG GTAACCATTGAGGTTGTGGATGACCCTCAGATGGAGATAGAGATGGACCTGGCCAAGGAGGGCCGCAATGACTGGTCCTTGTCCTCCGTGGACTGGATGGGCAACAAGAAGCTGTTCTGGCCCCTTTTCTGGGAATACCCGGACTCGAGCGAGGACGGGACGGGCCGCGTGAGCCTGGAGGACTCGGGGGAGGACTACACCCTGGAGTACGACAGCGAGGAGTCCGTCCTGAGCGGAGTGGGGGGAGACTGGGACAGCCGATGGAACAAGGGATGGGACTCCAAGGACAACTATG AatatgaggaggaggaggagtggagcGCCTGGTCGCCTTGCAGTGTCACATGTGGCCACGGCAACCAGAAGAGGATCCGGTCGTGTGGCTACGCCTGCACGGCGACGGAGTCCAGAACTTGTGACCTCGAAAGATGCCCAG ATGACCTGAACGCAGTGACTGACCTCATGCCCTATGAGATGGAGAACGGCACGGAGCCTTTCGATGCAG ATGTGGACAGCTGTGAAAAGTGGCTGAACTGCAAGAACGACTTCCTGCAGAAGTACCTCCACCAGGTCCTGACGGAGCTGCCCAGCTGCCCGTGCAGCTACCCCTCGGAGGTGGTCTACAGCGCCGTCAACATCTTCGACGAGAAGCTGAAGAAGACCTACCGGTGGCGCGACGCCAGCGGGCCCAAGGAGCGGCTGGACATCTACAAGCCCACCGCCAAGTTCTGCGTGCGTTCCATGCTCTCCTTCGACAGCACCACGCTGGcggcacagcactgctgctacaACGAGCACATGAAGCTCATCACCCGGGGCAAGGGGGCCGGCGCCCCCAACCTCATCAGCACCGAGTTCTCCCCCGAGCTCCACTACAAGGTGGACGTGCTGCCCTGGATCCTGTGCAAGGGCGACTGGAGCCGCTTCCACGCCGTCCGGCCCCCCAACAACGGCCTGCAGTGTGCGGAGAACCCCCAGGAGGACGTCTACATGAgcgagctggaggaggccaGGGAGTACTGA
- the ism2a gene encoding isthmin-2 isoform X1: protein MHKVRGKVLLLWVFFLTLFLVLVKGFPTKKHKNSSPKIRSGAFLERAKAQTASRDGHQGLGVLQQQNQVKSVPSSPRRHKRRWSQQRYEGVLPKPEPEEETKPFVLDLKNFPDLANADLNSQNPNIQVTIEVVDDPQMEIEMDLAKEGRNDWSLSSVDWMGNKKLFWPLFWEYPDSSEDGTGRVSLEDSGEDYTLEYDSEESVLSGVGGDWDSRWNKGWDSKDNYEYEEEEEWSAWSPCSVTCGHGNQKRIRSCGYACTATESRTCDLERCPDDLNAVTDLMPYEMENGTEPFDADVDSCEKWLNCKNDFLQKYLHQVLTELPSCPCSYPSEVVYSAVNIFDEKLKKTYRWRDASGPKERLDIYKPTAKFCVRSMLSFDSTTLAAQHCCYNEHMKLITRGKGAGAPNLISTEFSPELHYKVDVLPWILCKGDWSRFHAVRPPNNGLQCAENPQEDVYMSELEEAREY, encoded by the exons atgcacaaagTCAGAGGGAAGGTTTTGTTGCTGTGGGTGTTCTTCTTGACACTCTTCCTGGTGCTGGTCAAGGGGTttcccacaaaaaaacacaagaacagtTCCCCAAAGATTAGAAGCGGCGCATTTTTGGAG AGGGCTAAAGCTCAAACAGCCTCCAGAGATGGCCATCAAGGGCTGGGGGTTCTTCAGCAGCAGAACCAGGTGAAGAGTGTCCCGTCTTCTCCGCGGCGGCACAAGAGGCGCTGGTCCCAGCAACGCTACGAGGGGGTCCTGCCAAAACCCGAACCGGAGGAAGAGACCAAGCCCTTTGTCCTGGACCTGAAGAACTTCCCCGACCTCGCGAATGCGGACCTCAACTCCCAGAATCCGAACATTCAG GTAACCATTGAGGTTGTGGATGACCCTCAGATGGAGATAGAGATGGACCTGGCCAAGGAGGGCCGCAATGACTGGTCCTTGTCCTCCGTGGACTGGATGGGCAACAAGAAGCTGTTCTGGCCCCTTTTCTGGGAATACCCGGACTCGAGCGAGGACGGGACGGGCCGCGTGAGCCTGGAGGACTCGGGGGAGGACTACACCCTGGAGTACGACAGCGAGGAGTCCGTCCTGAGCGGAGTGGGGGGAGACTGGGACAGCCGATGGAACAAGGGATGGGACTCCAAGGACAACTATG AatatgaggaggaggaggagtggagcGCCTGGTCGCCTTGCAGTGTCACATGTGGCCACGGCAACCAGAAGAGGATCCGGTCGTGTGGCTACGCCTGCACGGCGACGGAGTCCAGAACTTGTGACCTCGAAAGATGCCCAG ATGACCTGAACGCAGTGACTGACCTCATGCCCTATGAGATGGAGAACGGCACGGAGCCTTTCGATGCAG ATGTGGACAGCTGTGAAAAGTGGCTGAACTGCAAGAACGACTTCCTGCAGAAGTACCTCCACCAGGTCCTGACGGAGCTGCCCAGCTGCCCGTGCAGCTACCCCTCGGAGGTGGTCTACAGCGCCGTCAACATCTTCGACGAGAAGCTGAAGAAGACCTACCGGTGGCGCGACGCCAGCGGGCCCAAGGAGCGGCTGGACATCTACAAGCCCACCGCCAAGTTCTGCGTGCGTTCCATGCTCTCCTTCGACAGCACCACGCTGGcggcacagcactgctgctacaACGAGCACATGAAGCTCATCACCCGGGGCAAGGGGGCCGGCGCCCCCAACCTCATCAGCACCGAGTTCTCCCCCGAGCTCCACTACAAGGTGGACGTGCTGCCCTGGATCCTGTGCAAGGGCGACTGGAGCCGCTTCCACGCCGTCCGGCCCCCCAACAACGGCCTGCAGTGTGCGGAGAACCCCCAGGAGGACGTCTACATGAgcgagctggaggaggccaGGGAGTACTGA